The Bubalus bubalis isolate 160015118507 breed Murrah chromosome 18, NDDB_SH_1, whole genome shotgun sequence genome contains a region encoding:
- the ZNF461 gene encoding zinc finger protein 461 isoform X2 has translation MDPFKNHSPEKSIFRDIQACKNQFERQQGKQEGYFRQFVINHEHMPIFSQHILFTQEFYNRQKIFECKECRKNFSYHLFFSHHKAHSNEKLSDCKECAETVDTSYLTKPRIQNSNKYNECKECWKALIYYSQCKQHLRIHNGEKCKECGKVFNYGSELTLHQRIHTGEKPDGCKECEKSFMQLSQLIQHQRLDTGEKPYKCKQCGKAFICGFQLTEHLPLRTDKKLFECKECEKNFRHRSPITIHQRLHTHKKPYECKECGKAFNYGSELILHQRIHTGEKPYECKECGKAFRQRSQLTQHQRLHTGEKPYECKQCGKAFIRGFQLTEHLRLHTGEKPYECKECGKTFRHRSHLTIHQRIHTGEKPYECKECGKAFSYHSSFSHHQKIHSGKKPYECSECGKAFCDGLQLTLHQRIHTGEKPYECKECGKTFRQCSHLRRHQRIHTGEKPHECVICGKAFRLHSHLIQHQRIHTGEKPFECKECGKAFSYHSSFSHHQRIHSGKKPYECGKAINRGLQFNLHQTLHTVETPVHFLLPTS, from the coding sequence ATGGACCCATTTAAAAACCATAGTCCTGAAAAATCCATTTTCAGAGACATTCAGGCATGCAAAAATCAGTTTGAGAGACAGCAGGGAAAACAGGAGGGCTATTTCAGGCAATTTGTTATCAACCATGAACACATGCCCATTTTTAGCCAACATATTTTGTTCACTCAGGAATTTTATAATAGACAGAAAATCTTTGAATGTAAAGAATGCAGGAAAAACTTCAGTTACCATTTATTCTTTAGTCATCACAAAGCTCATTCTAATGAAAAACTTTCTGACTGTAAGGAATGTGCAGAAACTGTTGATACATCATACCTTACTAAACCGAGAATTCAAAATAGTAACAAGTACAATGAATGTAAAGAATGTTGGAAGGCCCTTATTTATTATTCACAATGTAAACAACATTTGAGAATTCATAATGgtgaaaaatgtaaagaatgtggcaAGGTCTTTAATTATGGCTCAGAACTTACTctacatcagagaattcacactggtGAGAAACCCGATGGATGTAAGGAATGTGAGAAGTCCTTTATGCAGCTGTCACAACTTATTCAACATCAGAGACTTGACACTGGTGAAAAACCCTATAAATGTAAACAATGTGGGAAGGCTTTTATTTGTGGCTTTCAACTTACTGAACATCTGCCACTCCGTACTGATAAGAAACTCTTTGAATGTAAAGAATGTGAAAAGAATTTTAGGCATCGATCTCCCATTACCATACATCAGAGACTTCATACTCACAAGAAACCTTATGAGTGTAaagaatgtgggaaagcctttaaTTATGGTTCAGAACTTATTCTACACCAGAGAATTCACACTggtgagaaaccctatgaatgtaaggaatgtgggaaggCATTTAGGCAACGATCACAGCTTACTCAACATCAAAGACTTCACACTGGTgaaaaaccctatgaatgtaagcAGTGTGGGAAGGCTTTTATTCGTGGCTTTCAACTTACTGAACATCTGAGACTCCATACTGGTgaaaaaccctatgaatgtaaagaatgtgggaaGACTTTCAGGCATCGATCACACCTTACAatacatcagagaattcatactggtgagaaaccctatgaatgtaaagaatgtggaaaGGCCTTTAGCTATCATTCAAGCTTCTCTCACCATCAGAAAATTCATTCTGGCAAAAAACCTTATGAATGTAGtgaatgtgggaaggccttttGTGACGGCTTGCAACTTACTCTACATCAGAGGattcatactggtgagaaaccctatgaatgtaaagaatgtggaaaGACTTTTAGACAGTGCTCACACCTCAGAagacatcagagaattcacactggtGAGAAACCTCATGAATGTGTGATATGTGGTAAAGCTTTTAGACTTCATTCACACCTTATtcaacatcagagaattcatactggtgagaagccctttgaatgtaaggaatgtggaaaGGCCTTTAGCTATCATTCAAGCTTCTCACACCATCAAAGAATTCATTCTGGGAAGAAACCATATGAATGTGGGAAGGCCATTAATCGTGGCTTACAATTTAACCTACATCAGACACTTCATACTGTTGAAACACCAGTACATTTTCTTCTCCCCACATCTTAG
- the ZNF567 gene encoding zinc finger protein 567 isoform X3, giving the protein MLQGSVSFKDVTVDFTQEEWQQLGPAQKALYRDVMLENYCHLISVGFHMTKPDMIRKLEQGKELWTTEKFFQSQSYLEEDWKAEDVLVKFKEYQDRHSRSVISINHKRLIKERSNIWGKTFTIDKNHIISKTTLREYKPDGKILKNISELVIRNISPVREKFGESNGWEKSLLNTKHEKIHATVNLCKQTERSLSGKQELFQHRKVQTPQQSFEHNECEKPFLMKGMLFTHTRAHRGEKPCEYNKDGTAFIEKSNLNVYQQNIMEKKPHSYSKYGKFLCRKSIFIMHQRSQTEEKPFHCPYCGNNFRRKSYLIEHQRIHTGEKPYVCSQCGKAFRQKTALTLHEKTHLEGKPYICMDCGKSFRQKATLTRHHKTHTGEKAYECTQCGSAFRKKSYLIDHQRTHTGEKPYQCNECGKAFIQKTTLTVHQRTHTGEKPYICNECGKSFCQKTTLTLHQRIHTGEKPYICNECGKSFRQKAILTVHQRIHTGEKSNGCPQCGKAFSRKSNLIRHQKTHTGEKPYECKECGKFFSCKSNLIVHQKTHKIETVRIH; this is encoded by the exons ATGCTTCAG GGATCAGTTTCCTTCAAGGATGTGACTGTGGACTTCACCCAGGAGGAGTGGCAGCAACTGGGCCCTGCTCAGAAGGCGCTCTACAGAGATGTCATGTTGGAAAACTATTGTCACCTCATCTCTGTGG gATTTCACATGACTAAGCCTGATATGATCCGCAAATTGGAACAAGGAAAAGAACTATGGACAACAGAGAAATTTTTTCAAAGTCAGAGTTACCTAG AAGAAGATTGGAAAGCTGAAGATGTTTTAGTGAAATTCAAAGAATACCAAGACAGGCATTCTAGGTCAGTTATATCCATCAACCACAAAAGACTAATAAAAGAGAGAAGTAACATTTGGGGGAAAACATTTACTATCGACAAGAACCATATTATTTCCAAAACAACACTACGTGAATATAAACctgatggaaaaattttaaaaaatatttcagaattagtCATTAGAAATATAAGTCCTGTAAGAGAGAAGTTTGGTGAGAGTAATGGATGGGAGAAATCACTCCTTAACACTAAACATGAGAAAATTCATGCAACAGTGAATCTCTGTAAACAAACAGAAAGGAGTCTGAGTGGTAAACAAGAGCTTTTTCAACATCGGAAGGTTCAAACTCCACAGCAATCATTTGAACATAATGAATGTGAAAAACCCTTCCTTATGAAAGGAATGTTATTTACGCATACCAGAGCTCACAGAGGAGAAAAACCCTGTGAATACAATAAAGATGGCACAGCCTTCATTGAAAAGTCAAATCTCAATGTCTACCAACAAAATATTATGGAGAAGAAGCCCCACTCATACAGCAAATATGGGAAATTCCTCTGTAGGAAGTCCATTTTTATCATGCATCAGAGATCTCAAACAGAAGAGAAACCCTTTCATTGTCCTTACTGTGGGAATAACTTTAGAAGGAAGTCGTACCTCATTGAACATCAACGAATTCACACAGGTGAGAAACCTTATGTTTGCAGTCAATGTGGAAAAGCCTTCCGTCAAAAGACAGCCCTCACTCTTCATGAGAAAACACACTTAGAGGGGAAACCCTACATTTGTATGGATTGTGGGAAGTCCTTCCGCCAAAAGGCAACTCTTACTAGACATCACAAAACACATACAGGAGAGAAGGCCTATGAATGTACTCAGTGTGGAAGTGCTTTTAGAAAGAAGTCATACCTCATTGATCATCAGAGaacacacacaggggagaaacCATATcaatgtaatgaatgtgggaaGGCATTTATCCAGAAGACAACCCTCACTGTACATCAGAGgactcacacaggagagaaaccctataTTTGCAATGAATGTGGGAAGTCCTTCTGCCAAAAGACAACTCTCACTCTCCATCAAAGAATTCACACAGGGGAGAAACCCTATATTTGTAATGAATGTGGGAAGTCCTTCCGCCAGAAGGCAATCCTCACTGTTCATCAGAGAATACATACAGGAGAGAAATCCAATGGATGTCCTcaatgtgggaaagcctttagTAGGAAATCTAACCTCATTCGCCACCAGAAAACTCACACGGGAGAGAAACCATatgaatgtaaagaatgtgggaaGTTCTTCAGTTGTAAGTCAAACCTCATTGTCCATCAGAAAACTCACAAGATAGAAACTGTGAGAATTCACTAA
- the ZNF567 gene encoding zinc finger protein 567 isoform X2, producing MNWSMPLQGSVSFKDVTVDFTQEEWQQLGPAQKALYRDVMLENYCHLISVGFHMTKPDMIRKLEQGKELWTTEKFFQSQSYLEEDWKAEDVLVKFKEYQDRHSRSVISINHKRLIKERSNIWGKTFTIDKNHIISKTTLREYKPDGKILKNISELVIRNISPVREKFGESNGWEKSLLNTKHEKIHATVNLCKQTERSLSGKQELFQHRKVQTPQQSFEHNECEKPFLMKGMLFTHTRAHRGEKPCEYNKDGTAFIEKSNLNVYQQNIMEKKPHSYSKYGKFLCRKSIFIMHQRSQTEEKPFHCPYCGNNFRRKSYLIEHQRIHTGEKPYVCSQCGKAFRQKTALTLHEKTHLEGKPYICMDCGKSFRQKATLTRHHKTHTGEKAYECTQCGSAFRKKSYLIDHQRTHTGEKPYQCNECGKAFIQKTTLTVHQRTHTGEKPYICNECGKSFCQKTTLTLHQRIHTGEKPYICNECGKSFRQKAILTVHQRIHTGEKSNGCPQCGKAFSRKSNLIRHQKTHTGEKPYECKECGKFFSCKSNLIVHQKTHKIETVRIH from the exons ATGAACTGGAGTATGCCCTTACAGGGATCAGTTTCCTTCAAGGATGTGACTGTGGACTTCACCCAGGAGGAGTGGCAGCAACTGGGCCCTGCTCAGAAGGCGCTCTACAGAGATGTCATGTTGGAAAACTATTGTCACCTCATCTCTGTGG gATTTCACATGACTAAGCCTGATATGATCCGCAAATTGGAACAAGGAAAAGAACTATGGACAACAGAGAAATTTTTTCAAAGTCAGAGTTACCTAG AAGAAGATTGGAAAGCTGAAGATGTTTTAGTGAAATTCAAAGAATACCAAGACAGGCATTCTAGGTCAGTTATATCCATCAACCACAAAAGACTAATAAAAGAGAGAAGTAACATTTGGGGGAAAACATTTACTATCGACAAGAACCATATTATTTCCAAAACAACACTACGTGAATATAAACctgatggaaaaattttaaaaaatatttcagaattagtCATTAGAAATATAAGTCCTGTAAGAGAGAAGTTTGGTGAGAGTAATGGATGGGAGAAATCACTCCTTAACACTAAACATGAGAAAATTCATGCAACAGTGAATCTCTGTAAACAAACAGAAAGGAGTCTGAGTGGTAAACAAGAGCTTTTTCAACATCGGAAGGTTCAAACTCCACAGCAATCATTTGAACATAATGAATGTGAAAAACCCTTCCTTATGAAAGGAATGTTATTTACGCATACCAGAGCTCACAGAGGAGAAAAACCCTGTGAATACAATAAAGATGGCACAGCCTTCATTGAAAAGTCAAATCTCAATGTCTACCAACAAAATATTATGGAGAAGAAGCCCCACTCATACAGCAAATATGGGAAATTCCTCTGTAGGAAGTCCATTTTTATCATGCATCAGAGATCTCAAACAGAAGAGAAACCCTTTCATTGTCCTTACTGTGGGAATAACTTTAGAAGGAAGTCGTACCTCATTGAACATCAACGAATTCACACAGGTGAGAAACCTTATGTTTGCAGTCAATGTGGAAAAGCCTTCCGTCAAAAGACAGCCCTCACTCTTCATGAGAAAACACACTTAGAGGGGAAACCCTACATTTGTATGGATTGTGGGAAGTCCTTCCGCCAAAAGGCAACTCTTACTAGACATCACAAAACACATACAGGAGAGAAGGCCTATGAATGTACTCAGTGTGGAAGTGCTTTTAGAAAGAAGTCATACCTCATTGATCATCAGAGaacacacacaggggagaaacCATATcaatgtaatgaatgtgggaaGGCATTTATCCAGAAGACAACCCTCACTGTACATCAGAGgactcacacaggagagaaaccctataTTTGCAATGAATGTGGGAAGTCCTTCTGCCAAAAGACAACTCTCACTCTCCATCAAAGAATTCACACAGGGGAGAAACCCTATATTTGTAATGAATGTGGGAAGTCCTTCCGCCAGAAGGCAATCCTCACTGTTCATCAGAGAATACATACAGGAGAGAAATCCAATGGATGTCCTcaatgtgggaaagcctttagTAGGAAATCTAACCTCATTCGCCACCAGAAAACTCACACGGGAGAGAAACCATatgaatgtaaagaatgtgggaaGTTCTTCAGTTGTAAGTCAAACCTCATTGTCCATCAGAAAACTCACAAGATAGAAACTGTGAGAATTCACTAA